The following proteins are encoded in a genomic region of Rattus rattus isolate New Zealand chromosome 2, Rrattus_CSIRO_v1, whole genome shotgun sequence:
- the LOC116894325 gene encoding prostatic steroid-binding protein C2, which yields MRLSLCLLTFLVVCYEANGQTLAGQVCQAFQDVSITFLLNPEEELKRELEEFDAPPEAVEATLKVKRCIDKIMYGDRLSMGTSLVFIMLKCDVKVWLQINFPRGHWFSEIN from the exons ATGCGGCTGAGCCTGTGTCTTCTGACCTTTCTGGTTGTTTGTTACGAAG CTAATGGCCAGACCTTGGCTGGCCAGGTCTGCCAAGCTTTTCAGGATGTAAGTATAACCTTCTTACTAAACCCTGAGGAAGAACTGAAGAGGGAACTTGAGGAATTTGATGCACCTCCAGAGGCTGTTGAAGCAACCCTAAAAGTGAAGCGATGTATAGATAAGATAATGTATGGAGACAGACTTTCAATGGGAACTTCATTG GTATTCATTATGTTGAAATGTGATGTGAAAGTATGGTTACAAATAAACTTTCCAAGAGGTCATTGGTTCTCAGAAATTAACTGA